Proteins encoded by one window of Homo sapiens chromosome 10, GRCh38.p14 Primary Assembly:
- the NKX1-2 gene encoding NK1 transcription factor-related protein 2, producing MLAWQDGGAKAAPSHHKISFSVLDILDPQKFTRAALPAVRPAPREARKSLAEVEAGKDASSRDPVRQLETPDAAGPGAGQASPLEGSEAEEEEDAEDPRRPRLRERAARLLPGLARSPDAPAGALASGEPCEDGGGGPVRSPPGSPGSPRPRRRRLEPNCAKPRRARTAFTYEQLVALENKFRATRYLSVCERLNLALSLSLTETQVKIWFQNRRTKWKKQNPGADGAAQVGGGAPQPGAAGGGGGGGSGGSPGPPGTGALHFQTFPSYSAANVLFPSAASFPLTAAAPGSPFAPFLGPSYLTPFYAPRL from the exons ATGCTGGCATGGCAGGACGGCGGGGCCAAGGCGGCTCCCTCCCACCACAAGATTTCTTTCTCTGTCCTGGACATCCTGGACCCACAGAAATTCACCCGCGCAGCGCTCCCTGCCGTGCGCCCGGCTCCCCGGGAAGCCAGGAAAAGTTTGGCGGAGGTCGAAGCGGGGAAAGATGCCAGCTCCAGGGACCCTGTCCGACAGCTGGAGACCCCTG ATGCTGCGGGCCCAGGCGCCGGCCAGGCGTCCCCCCTGGAGGGTTCCGAGgcggaagaggaggaggatgcgGAGGATCCGAGGAGGCCGCGGCTGCGGGAGCGGGCTGCGCGCTTGCTGCCGGGCCTAGCGCGCTCACCTGACGCCCCGGCCGGGGCATTGGCGTCTGGGGAGCCCTGCGAGGACGGCGGGGGCGGCCCTGTGAGGTCCCCCCCGGGATCCCCCGGCTCCCCGCGTCCCAGGCGCCGGCGCCTGGAGCCCAACTGCGCCAAGCCGCGGCGCGCGCGCACCGCCTTCACCTACGAGCAGCTGGTGGCCTTGGAGAACAAGTTCCGGGCCACGCGCTACCTGTCAGTGTGCGAGCGCCTGAACCTCGCGCTGTCTCTCAGCCTCACCGAGACGCAGGTCAAAATCTGGTTCCAGAATCGCAGGACCAAGTGGAAGAAGCAGAACCCGGGTGCCGACGGCGCGGCGCAGGTGGGGGGTGGCGCGCCCCAGCCAGGGGCGgcggggggcggcggcggcggcggctcgggGGGCAGTCCTGGCCCTCCCGGCACCGGCGCTCTGCACTTCCAGACTTTCCCCTCCTACTCCGCGGCCAATGTCCTCTTCCCGTCCGCCGCCTCCTTCCCGCTGACGGCTGCCGCCCCCGGGAGCCCTTTCGCGCCGTTCCTTGGGCCTTCCTACCTGACCCCCTTCTACGCCCCGCGTCTATGA